A window of Pseudomonadota bacterium genomic DNA:
TGACAGGTTTTATACCAAACTCGGAGGTGGGTACCCTCCGCGGCACCAATCATAACAGGATGTTTCCTGTTGGAACAGGCATGCAGGTTATTGTAAAAGAAGTTGATAGTGCACGCAACAGGGTAACACTGAGTCGAAGCGGTGTGTCGGAAAAATTAGAGCAGGAAGAACTTAACCAATACATGAATAAAGTCGTCAATGATGAAAAAACCGACAACAGACTTGGCAGCCTTGGAGAACTTCTCAGGGCTGCAATGGATAAGAACAAAAAGACAGGATAATTCTTGATGCTTTATAATACATCGTTCATGCAGTTAGTAAATAACCCCGCCCACAAAAGCGGGGTTATCATTTGAAGATTAATTGAAGTTACCGGAAAATGTTAAAAACACGGGAAAGGCAGGAATAATGCTATATTGTATGGGACTGCCATCCTTTGTCTTCCTGATTACGGCAAAATGAGGAGGGATGTGAGAAATTTCAGGATTACCTTACCGCCCATGAGTATAAAATCAAGGCTTTTAATTTTCCTTGTTCCTTCGATACTTATTTTGTTCGGTATATCAATAATTGCCAATCTTAAAATTACTGAGAAAACTGTCCTTGAGCATACGGGACATGAAGCGTATTATTCCGGACTTTCTCTTGTCAATGAAATGGAAATCTATTTACAATCCTCACAAGAGATTGCCGAAGGCATGGCGCTTACACTTGAGGTTATTCCGGAGTTGGAGGATGTTTTTATTAAAAAGCTATTAAAGATTAATGTTGAACAAAATCCCTATATTTATGGGTCGACTATATCATTGTCTCCCGATGCGACCGGACTTGGAAATTATGCTCCTTATTATTATAGAAACGGAAAAGAGATCAAATATAAATCATTGAGTTCCCCGTATTACGACTACAAAAAATGGGATTGGTTCAGAATACCGATGGAGACGGGCAAAGGTTCATGGGGAGAGCCGTATTACGATGAAGGCGGTGGGAATATACATATGGTTACCTATTCTGTCCCGATTTTCAGGGCCGGCAGAAAGATAGGCGTTGCAACAGCGGATATCGGCCTTGATAATTTGATACAAAAGGTGCAATCGTTAAGAGTCGATAACTCCGGCTATGCCTTGCTTCTCAGCGATCACCATTACATTATTGCCCATCCGGACAAAAGACTTTTATTAAAGAAATTATCGCCTGACCGTACAGAAGGTTTTAAGAAAGGAGCTTTGAAAGAACTTTACGAGCTTATGAATGCAGAGGGGATAGTCTCTTCAACAATTATAGACCCTTTCACAGGTAAAGAGTCCTGGATTATTGCTATGCCCATAAAATCCGCCAAATGGACGCTTGGAATTGTTTATCCCTATAATGAAATCTTGCGTCCTGTTTTTAACGTTCAGTATGTGCTGGGGGTCTTTTCTTTAGTGATTGCAGCGCTTATGGTTATTTTAATATTGTGGATATCTGCATCGATTGCCTCCCCTGTCTCGAACCTTGTAAAACAGACAAGGCATTATGCTGAAGGCGACTTTGACTACAGACTGGACGAGGCCGGGGGTTTTAAGGAAATCCAGGAACTCTCATATGCTTTCAATATTATGGGAGAGGCAATAGACAAGAAAATTGAAGAATTACGTGATACGCAGAAAGAAATCGTTTTTCGCCTTGCCCGTGCTGCCGAATATCGTGACAATGATACCGGCATGCACATAAAACGTATGAGCCATTATTGCGCCGTATTAGGGAGGGCATTCGGATTGAATGACGAGGAATGTGATATATTGCTTCATGCAAGCTCCATGCATGATATCGGTAAAATAGGTATTGCTGACGCTATACTTCTAAAAAAAGGGAAGCTTGAACCCGATGAGTGGAGAACGATGCAAACTCACGTTCAAATTGGCGAAGTAATCCTGTCAGGCGGAAATTCAAGGTTAATTCAGATGGCACAGATTATTGCTTCGACTCACCATGAACATTGGGATGGATCGGGCTATCCGAGAGGAATTAAGGGAGAAGAAATCCCGATAACCGGCAGGATTACCTGTATCTGTGATGTTTTTGACAGCCTTACATCGGAACGTCCTTATAAAAATGCCTGGACAGTCGAAGAGGCATTGAATGAAATTAAGATAAACAGCGGTAAAATATTTGACCCTTATATGGTTGAATTGTTTATACGTATATTGCCGGATATCATTGATATTAAGGATAAGTTTATCGGATAATATTACATTTGCCTTGACTTTGTGATCGTTATTTACTATAGTTTTAGGCATTTTTGGAGGTGCATATATGGGAATTGGACTTCTCGGAAAAAAAATTGGAATGTCGCAGATATTCCTTGAAGATGGCAGTGTAGTGCCTGTTACGGTTATTAAGGCAGGTCCCTGCGTTGTAATTCAAAAGAAGACAGAGGACAAGGAAGGATATAATGCCCTCCAAGTTGGCTTTGATGAAATTACAAAGGCAAAGCTTGTTAAAAAGCCCCTGAAAGGACATTTCAGCAAAGCTAACGTATCTCCCATGTCATTTATCAGAGAATTCAGGATAAATGCAGAAGAGAGCGAAGCAAACGATCCTGGTTCGCAAATCATGATTGATATGTTTGAAAAAGGTGAGTATGTGGATGTTACGGGCACGTCAAAAGGAAAAGGTTTTGCAGGTGTAATGAAAAGGCATGGTTTTGCCGGTGCACCCGCTTCTCACGGTACACATGAATATTTCAGGCATGGCGGTTCCATCGGGCAAAATATGACCCCCGGCAGGACGATGAGGGGCATGAAGATGCCCGGGCATATGGGAAACAGAAGGGTTACCGTTCAAAATCTTAAGGTTGTGGAAGTAAGGGGCGATACGAATGTTCTTATGATTGAAGGGGCTGTCCCGGGGCCAACCAACGGATACGTGATAATCAGGAAAGCGGTAAAAAAAGCAAAACAGTTTTGATCAGAAGAGTTTTATAGCCTTGCTTCAGGGTAACTCTGTTTTAATTGAGGTTTTAGTAATTATCGCCCTGCAACTTCCGTTGCAGGGCGATAATTTTATCGGTTTCTATTGACAAGAAAGATCCCAAAATATAGATTATCTCCATGTTTACTCTATGTGTGAAGGATACATTCTCTGCTGCTCACAGGATAGAAGACTATAACGGACAGTGCGAAGCGCTGCATGGCCATAATTTCCTGGTTGAGGTGCTGTTTACAGGAGAAAATCTGGGTAAAGGCGGGATGTTGGTAGATTTTAAAATCCTGAAAAACTATTTGAAAAATATCCTGGAGACCCTTGATCATCGTTATATAAACGAAATACCTTTTTTTATGGAGAGATCGGGCTCTTCCGAGTATTTATCTATGTATATATTTAATGAATTAAAAAAACTGCTTAAAGAAAAAGAGATAACATTGAAAGAAGTAAGGGTATGGGAATCGGAGAAGACATATGCAGCATACTGCGAATAAAAACGGTATGATTGATGTTCAGAACATGTATGATTTCCGCCAGATTGAGATCGACAAGGTCGGCGTAAAGAATGTAAAATACCCGATTGTAGTGCTTGACAAGGCAAACGGTTTTCAGCATACAATTGCTACAATAGATATGTATGTTAATCTTCCACATAATTACAAAGGTACACACATGAGCAGGTTTGTCGAAATCCTGCACGAAAACAAAAGTATGATAAATATGAAAAATTTCCCCGGTATCTTAAGGGAGATGAAAGACCGGCTGAACGCGGAAGCCGCACATCTTGTAGTGAGATTCCCTTATTTTGTTAAAAAAGAGGCCCCTGTTACAAAGACCCAGGGTTATCTTGAATATCAATGTGGTTTTGTCGGGCATATGGACGGTTCCGGGGAGATGAAGGAGTTTATAGTTTCAGCCTCTGTTCCTGTGAATACGCTCTGTCCCTGTTCGCAGGAAATAAGTGAATATGGAGCTCATAACCAGAGGGGCATTGTAAAGACAGATGTCAGGTTCAGGAGGTTTTTCTGGCTGGAGGATTTGATAAATATTATTGAGAGAAGTGCAAGTAGCGATATATATTCAATACTGAAAAGGGAGGACGAAAAATTTGTAACGGAAAAGGCTTTTGCCAACCCGAAATTTGTGGAGGATGTTGTAAGGGGTATTGCCCAAATACTGGAAAACGATGGAAATTTTACATGGTTTTCCATTGAAGCGGAAAATTTTGAGAGCATCCATAACCACAGTGCCTACGCGTGTCTTGAAAGAAAAAGCAAAGGAGGGAGTATATGAGGAAGATTGTTGTAGTGTTTTTTATAGTGTTGCTGTTTTTCTCGGGGTGTACATATTTTCAGAAGCCGGTTAAAGATGAAACGCCGCAGTCCGGACAGGACGCCTTAAACCAGACTTTTTACGGGTTTCCTGATATTCCTCTGCCAACGGAGCTGAAATTTGTAAGGGAAAAGAGCTTTATATATGAAACCGCTAACCTGAGGGCAGGGGTGATGTACCTTAACGGTAATGTTGATCTGCAATCACTTGAAAATTATTTCAAGATTAATATGATTAAGAACGGCTGGAAGTTTGTCAACAGTTTCAAATTCAGAGATATAGCCCTGAACTTTGTGAAGGACGATAAAACGTGCAATATCAAGATGGTAAAAGACAGCTTTAACGCAGAAGTGGAAATATGGGTTGGTCCTGCTTCTTCCAACGATAAGGGGTCTGCGTACAAAGGAAATGATTTAAAATCGATAAATAAAGATTAATGATATCGGGGGTATCTTGAAGCTGCATATACTTGATTCCAATTTTAAATCAAGATGCAATGAACTACCCCGCTGTAACTTGCGGGGCAATCAAGGCGGCAAGAAAGAGGCGACGTAGTCGTAATACACAATACATCGAGGAGACTGATGACGAAGCCAACGAAGATAGCGCTTTGATTTAGAATTGGAATAAGATTGCCCCCGATTTTCCATCCTAATGTGGAATTTTAGAAAAATTGATTTAATAAGAGCGGTATCAGCGCAAAAATATATTGCCTTTACAGGTTCCGGCGGCAAAACGAGTCTCATGGAGTACATTGGCGGCGAATTTCTCAAGCAGGGCCGTACTGTAGCAATTACGACGACAACAAAGATTTTTGCAAAAAAGCCTTATCTATTGCTTGAAGAAAGTTCTGATGCACTATCGGGCATTCCTTTTATAAGAGTTGGTAAGAATATTAAAAACGGAAAGCTTACGGCAGTAAGGTTTGAAGATATTGAAATGCTTGGCAACGTATACGACGTTGTTCTTATTGAGGCAGACGGAGCGAAGGGTATGCCCATCAAGTTTCCGGCGAGCCATGAGCCTGTCATACCGCCTTTTTGTGAAAAAGTTATTGTTTTATGTGGACTTGATGCGTTTTACATGAGGGTTAACGAAATGGTATTCAGGTGGAAGCTCTTTTGCGAAGCAACCGGGATAACCGGTGATACCCTGATTACCCGGCAGGTTTTTCTGCGGTTTTTTGCCGGTGATGCCCTTTTAAAAGGTGTTGATATTGAAAAATGTATGATTGTTTTAAATAAATACGATGCTTTGGGCGCAAGGAAAGAAGCCACTGAAACAGGAAAGGAGATAATTGCCCAAACAGGTGTTAAGGAGTTGATAATATCGAGCATCTTATTCAAGGTTTTTTATGAAATTGAAGTCTTTAATCCGTAGCTTATAACTGATAGTTTTACCGGGAGCCACAAGCCGTAAACCATGAAGCATACGATTTAGCTTGATTTTTATGAGGAGATTCATTTAACTATCCCATATGGAAGTAGACAGCAAAAGCAAAATATTATCGCCTACCCTTGCGGACATTTACCTTGAGCAGGGCTATATCGAAAAAGCGATAGAGTTATATGAAAGGCTTTTCAAGAGGGAGCCCGAAAACGAATTTTACAGAAAACGTATCATTGCTTTAAAAAGGGAATTGAAAGAGCGTCGCAGCTTACCGGGATTTAAGAGAATTTTAAGAAAGAAGCTGTGGTAGATACATTATGAGAGAAAACAGGATCGAAAAAGTTCATAATTTAATTTACGAAAAAGATTTAGACGCATGCGTCATAAGAGGTATGGATAACATATTTTACCTCACGGGGTTCAAGGGATCCGAAGGCACCCTTGTTATTACGAAAGGCGATGTATTACTTATCACGGATTTCAGATATGTTACCTATGCAAATGAAGTAACAAAGGATGTAAAAATAGTAGAGCTTATGAGCAAGAAAAACGTGCTTTCAGAGATATGCGAGAAATATGTGATCAGGCGTATGGGATTCGATAGCTATCATACTATGTATAAAATATATAGTATGTGGAAAGATACTATCACTAACACTGAATTTATTCCTCTGGAAAATGAAATTGAGGAAATAAGACAATGCAAGGACCCTGAAGAAATTGATGCAATAATAAAAGCCGTTGATATTTCAACGAATGCATTTATAGAGGTTTTTGAAAAAATTTGCTCTGACAAAACGGAGAAAGAGATTGCCGATGAACTTGAATATACGATGAGGCGAATGGGAGCAGATTGCCCTTCTTTTGATACTATCGTGGCTTCAGGCGCAAGGGCGGCCCTTCCACATGCTGTTCCGACAAACAAGAAGATAAAGGAAGGGGAAACGATCATCATAGATTTCGGCTCATGTGTAGATGGCTATTGCAGCGATGAGACCTGTACGATATTAATAGGGCAGGTTAATGGAAAAATTAAAGAGATTTTCAAAATAGTTAATGATGCACGGGAACTTGGAATTGAAAAGGCGAGAGCCGGAATGTCTACCAAGGATCTGGATATGATTGTCAGAGGCGTTATAGATGATGCAGGCTATGGGAAATTTTTTGGGCATGGTGTAGGTCACGGCGTCGGAGTTGCCGTTCATGAAGCCCCTTCTATTAACAGCACAGGAGAAGGGATACTGGAAGAAAATATGGTGATTACAATTGAGCCGGGTATTTATTTACCTGCACTGGGTGGTGTCAGGCTTGAAGATATGCTCCTTATTACAGACAATGGAACCAAGGTGCTCACACATATCAGGAAGGATATGCTGCAAATTAGTATATAGTTAATAGTGAACAGCGAATAGCTATAAAGGCAGTGAATAAATAGTCATTAGTGAATAGTGAATATTTTTCACTAACTACTATTCACTAATGACTATTCACTGTATTAACGGGAGGTTTTAATGTTTGCTTCAACAGCAGAGTTCAGAAAAGGGTTAAGGATTCTAATGGATAATGAGCCATTTGTTATAGTTGAGTTCCAGCATGTAAAACCTGGCAAGGGAGGCGCATTTGTCAGAACACGAATAAAAAGCCTTATCAGCGGGAATGTGCTTGACAGGACTTTTCGCTCCGGAGATAAGGTTGAGTTGCCCGAACTGGAAGAAAAGGATATGCAGTTCCTCTATAAAGAGAGCGACAAATACTATTTTATGGATACGAATACCTATGATCAGTTATTCATCGATGAGGAGCAACTGGGTGATGCAAAAAATTATCTCAAAGAGGGACTGGTAATTGAAGTCCTCATATATCAGGGCAGAACAATCGGCGTGGAGATTCAGAACTTTGTAAGCCTTTTGATAACCAGTACAGAACCCGGTGCAAAAGGGGATACCGCTCAGAATGCAACAAAACCTGCATTGCTTGAGACAGGTTATACGATCCAGGTCCCGCTTTTTGTGGACGAAGGCGATGTGGTAAAGATAGATACGAGAAATGGTCAATATATAGAAAGGGTAAAATAGTTTCCGTCCGGAAAGGGTCCTTTTCCGCCCTGGCAGCGTCAATCTGTGGTTTTGCTTGTGCGACGTACATTTTGCACGCCTTCGCGCAATTCCTTGATTTTCTTACCAGAACGAAAAAATCCTCCTTTCCTATTCGGAAACATTTAGTTTCTCATCTGGAGTTTCAGGATGGAAACTGAATATATCTGAGTTTAGCAGCTCGCACGGGGAGCGAGAAGAGGTGTTGATGGAGAAATTACAAATTGTCCCGCGCTGGGTGGGATTAAACCGTACAAATTTGAAATGTCTGCCGAAGGCAGGCCGGTAAAGGAAATACATGCTGATAACGTTTGAAGGAGTAGATGGTAGCGGCAAGACAACCCAGGTAGATCTTCTGTATAATTATCTTATGGATAAAGGGTACAAAACGTTAAAAACACGGGAACCCGGAGGTACTGCCTTCGGTGAGGCTTTGAGAAAGTCTCTCTTGCAGCATGATATCCATGTGTTCCCGCTTTCAGAGCTTCTTGTGCTTATGGCCATGAGAGCCCAGCACGTGGAGGAGCTGATCGGGCCGGCTCTTCAGGATGGAAAGATCGTTATATGTGACAGGTTTACTGATGCAACGTATGCATATCAAGGGTATGGAAGGGGCATGGACCAGGGGATTATCCTGACCCTGAACAGACTTGTTACAAAAGGGATAAGACCAAACCTTACGGTACTTCTCGATTGTAAGGTTGAGGAAGGATTTAAGAGAAAGGTGGAACGAGATTTTTTGATGGATCGGTTTGAAAAAGAAGCGCTTTCTTTTCACAATAAAGTTAAAGCAGCATATGCTAAGCTTTCAGAAGAAGAGCCCGAGAGATTTTTTGTAGTCAACGGCAGCGCAGAGGTTGAAGAGGTGCAAAAAAAGATAAGGGATAAAGTAGGAAAACTTTTAAAAAGTTATGGGATTTAATGAGATTATCGGTCACGAGAAGCAGAAACAGATGTTCCTGGCTATCCTGAAAAGGGAGAGGTTGCCCCATGCTTTTTTATTTACCGGTCAGGAAGGCATAGGGAAAAAGAAGACAGCAAAGGAATTTGCAAAGCATATTCTATGTGAAAAACATAATAACTGTGGCGTATGCCGTCCTTGCATCAAGGTCGAGCGTGATATACACCCCGATGTTTTAATCATTGAAAACGAAGATACCATAGGGATAGAACAATCAAGAACAATCGGCAGGGAGGTTTATGAGTATCCTTATGAGGGCGACAAAAGAATAATCTTGATTGACAGAGCCGATGCAATGACTCATGAGGCTACAAACGCCCTTCTTAAGACCCTTGAAGAACCTCCTCTGTTCAACATTTTTTTTCTTATTACATCCTCGGAAAGGGATGTTCCTTTAACTATACGGTCACGTTGTGCAAGAGTAGGTTTCAGTCCGCTCTCGAGGGAGCGCCTGCAACAGTACTTTATAAATACTGCAAGCATGGATGAAGGGAAGGCCAAGTTGTTATCTCACGTTTCTCAGGGGAGTATCGGGTGCGGACTTTTCTGGATGGAGAAAGATCACCTTTTGTTGAGGCATAAGCTTGCGGAGTTAATTATGGGAAAAGACAGAAGCTTTATACATACGACCTTGATGTCGGAAAGGATAAGCAAAAGTCATAGAGAATTGACGATGTTTTTGTCATTCCTGCTTTCCTTTTTCAGAGACATATCTGTTATGAGTGAATACCGGGATACATCTAAGGTGATCAACAGGGATATGTTTGAACTCCTCAAAGCTGAATCCGTGGATACAAGGTGGATTGAGGCTTCGGTCAGAAGAATTCAGGAAACTTTCGGTATGTTGAGGTATAATATAAACAAGCTTCTTGCTATTGAAACGATGTTATTGGATATAATGGAGCAGAAATGAAGAGTTCTTATATAAAAATTGATATATTAACAAACGTAATCGAAATGGAAGTGCCCGAAGATGTAAAGGTTGGTGATTACCTTATCGGTGAAATTGATAAAGGTGTCTGCTTGGGTATGGTTGTATCCGAACCGCAGGAAGCAACAAAGGAAGGCCTGAAGAAGGCGACCAGAAAGGCGACTGAAAGCGAGATATCAGAGCATTTCTCTTTAAAGGAGAAAGAAAGTTATGCCTTTGATTTTTGTAAAAAGAAGATATTGGAGATGAATCTGCCGATGAAGCTGCTGTATGCGGAATATCTTTTTGGTGGCACAAAACTCCTGTACTTTTTTGTTTCTGAAAGCAGGGTAGATTTCAGGGAGTTGGTGAAGGAACTTGCGAAAGAATTCAAGATACGTATAGAGTTAAGGCAGGTTGGCGTGAGAGACGAAGCAAAAATTGTCGGCGGTCTCGGCAATTGTGGAAACGTATGCTGTTGCAGAAGATTCTTGAATGCCTTTTCAATAGTTTCGATTAAAATGGTGAAGGAGCAGAGCCTTGCATTAAAC
This region includes:
- a CDS encoding Xaa-Pro peptidase family protein codes for the protein MRENRIEKVHNLIYEKDLDACVIRGMDNIFYLTGFKGSEGTLVITKGDVLLITDFRYVTYANEVTKDVKIVELMSKKNVLSEICEKYVIRRMGFDSYHTMYKIYSMWKDTITNTEFIPLENEIEEIRQCKDPEEIDAIIKAVDISTNAFIEVFEKICSDKTEKEIADELEYTMRRMGADCPSFDTIVASGARAALPHAVPTNKKIKEGETIIIDFGSCVDGYCSDETCTILIGQVNGKIKEIFKIVNDARELGIEKARAGMSTKDLDMIVRGVIDDAGYGKFFGHGVGHGVGVAVHEAPSINSTGEGILEENMVITIEPGIYLPALGGVRLEDMLLITDNGTKVLTHIRKDMLQISI
- a CDS encoding cache domain-containing protein; the protein is MRNFRITLPPMSIKSRLLIFLVPSILILFGISIIANLKITEKTVLEHTGHEAYYSGLSLVNEMEIYLQSSQEIAEGMALTLEVIPELEDVFIKKLLKINVEQNPYIYGSTISLSPDATGLGNYAPYYYRNGKEIKYKSLSSPYYDYKKWDWFRIPMETGKGSWGEPYYDEGGGNIHMVTYSVPIFRAGRKIGVATADIGLDNLIQKVQSLRVDNSGYALLLSDHHYIIAHPDKRLLLKKLSPDRTEGFKKGALKELYELMNAEGIVSSTIIDPFTGKESWIIAMPIKSAKWTLGIVYPYNEILRPVFNVQYVLGVFSLVIAALMVILILWISASIASPVSNLVKQTRHYAEGDFDYRLDEAGGFKEIQELSYAFNIMGEAIDKKIEELRDTQKEIVFRLARAAEYRDNDTGMHIKRMSHYCAVLGRAFGLNDEECDILLHASSMHDIGKIGIADAILLKKGKLEPDEWRTMQTHVQIGEVILSGGNSRLIQMAQIIASTHHEHWDGSGYPRGIKGEEIPITGRITCICDVFDSLTSERPYKNAWTVEEALNEIKINSGKIFDPYMVELFIRILPDIIDIKDKFIG
- the efp gene encoding elongation factor P translates to MFASTAEFRKGLRILMDNEPFVIVEFQHVKPGKGGAFVRTRIKSLISGNVLDRTFRSGDKVELPELEEKDMQFLYKESDKYYFMDTNTYDQLFIDEEQLGDAKNYLKEGLVIEVLIYQGRTIGVEIQNFVSLLITSTEPGAKGDTAQNATKPALLETGYTIQVPLFVDEGDVVKIDTRNGQYIERVK
- the holB gene encoding DNA polymerase III subunit delta'; its protein translation is MGFNEIIGHEKQKQMFLAILKRERLPHAFLFTGQEGIGKKKTAKEFAKHILCEKHNNCGVCRPCIKVERDIHPDVLIIENEDTIGIEQSRTIGREVYEYPYEGDKRIILIDRADAMTHEATNALLKTLEEPPLFNIFFLITSSERDVPLTIRSRCARVGFSPLSRERLQQYFINTASMDEGKAKLLSHVSQGSIGCGLFWMEKDHLLLRHKLAELIMGKDRSFIHTTLMSERISKSHRELTMFLSFLLSFFRDISVMSEYRDTSKVINRDMFELLKAESVDTRWIEASVRRIQETFGMLRYNINKLLAIETMLLDIMEQK
- the yqeC gene encoding selenium cofactor biosynthesis protein YqeC encodes the protein MWNFRKIDLIRAVSAQKYIAFTGSGGKTSLMEYIGGEFLKQGRTVAITTTTKIFAKKPYLLLEESSDALSGIPFIRVGKNIKNGKLTAVRFEDIEMLGNVYDVVLIEADGAKGMPIKFPASHEPVIPPFCEKVIVLCGLDAFYMRVNEMVFRWKLFCEATGITGDTLITRQVFLRFFAGDALLKGVDIEKCMIVLNKYDALGARKEATETGKEIIAQTGVKELIISSILFKVFYEIEVFNP
- the rplC gene encoding 50S ribosomal protein L3, whose protein sequence is MGIGLLGKKIGMSQIFLEDGSVVPVTVIKAGPCVVIQKKTEDKEGYNALQVGFDEITKAKLVKKPLKGHFSKANVSPMSFIREFRINAEESEANDPGSQIMIDMFEKGEYVDVTGTSKGKGFAGVMKRHGFAGAPASHGTHEYFRHGGSIGQNMTPGRTMRGMKMPGHMGNRRVTVQNLKVVEVRGDTNVLMIEGAVPGPTNGYVIIRKAVKKAKQF
- the folE2 gene encoding GTP cyclohydrolase FolE2, encoding MIDVQNMYDFRQIEIDKVGVKNVKYPIVVLDKANGFQHTIATIDMYVNLPHNYKGTHMSRFVEILHENKSMINMKNFPGILREMKDRLNAEAAHLVVRFPYFVKKEAPVTKTQGYLEYQCGFVGHMDGSGEMKEFIVSASVPVNTLCPCSQEISEYGAHNQRGIVKTDVRFRRFFWLEDLINIIERSASSDIYSILKREDEKFVTEKAFANPKFVEDVVRGIAQILENDGNFTWFSIEAENFESIHNHSAYACLERKSKGGSI
- the ricT gene encoding regulatory iron-sulfur-containing complex subunit RicT is translated as MKSSYIKIDILTNVIEMEVPEDVKVGDYLIGEIDKGVCLGMVVSEPQEATKEGLKKATRKATESEISEHFSLKEKESYAFDFCKKKILEMNLPMKLLYAEYLFGGTKLLYFFVSESRVDFRELVKELAKEFKIRIELRQVGVRDEAKIVGGLGNCGNVCCCRRFLNAFSIVSIKMVKEQSLALNPAKISGICGRLMCCLAYEFDMYMTCKKDFPKVGKKVTLQLGEGKVVKHNTLCSTITVELNDGKEVTVPLSDIKKQ
- the tmk gene encoding dTMP kinase translates to MLITFEGVDGSGKTTQVDLLYNYLMDKGYKTLKTREPGGTAFGEALRKSLLQHDIHVFPLSELLVLMAMRAQHVEELIGPALQDGKIVICDRFTDATYAYQGYGRGMDQGIILTLNRLVTKGIRPNLTVLLDCKVEEGFKRKVERDFLMDRFEKEALSFHNKVKAAYAKLSEEEPERFFVVNGSAEVEEVQKKIRDKVGKLLKSYGI
- a CDS encoding 6-carboxytetrahydropterin synthase, whose amino-acid sequence is MFTLCVKDTFSAAHRIEDYNGQCEALHGHNFLVEVLFTGENLGKGGMLVDFKILKNYLKNILETLDHRYINEIPFFMERSGSSEYLSMYIFNELKKLLKEKEITLKEVRVWESEKTYAAYCE